In one Ignavibacteriota bacterium genomic region, the following are encoded:
- a CDS encoding TOBE domain-containing protein has product MEKYVDQNIVIGIRPEDFHVIENKDENYISVFSKIDLFEPLGNETYIYFYIEGKQNIARITSSNDLKIGSEIEFKLDKSKIHFFDSENNSVLLK; this is encoded by the coding sequence TTGGAAAAATACGTAGATCAAAATATAGTTATTGGAATCAGGCCTGAAGATTTTCATGTAATCGAAAATAAAGATGAAAATTACATTTCGGTGTTTTCAAAAATTGACCTTTTTGAACCGCTTGGAAATGAAACTTATATTTATTTTTATATTGAGGGAAAACAAAATATTGCAAGAATTACGTCTTCAAATGATTTAAAGATCGGTTCCGAAATTGAATTTAAATTGGATAAAAGTAAAATACATTTTTTCGACTCTGAAAATAATTCAGTTTTATTAAAATAA